The Micropterus dolomieu isolate WLL.071019.BEF.003 ecotype Adirondacks linkage group LG23, ASM2129224v1, whole genome shotgun sequence DNA window CTTCTACAACCCCCTTTTGACCGACGGACAGAGGCGGGAGCTCGGCGCATCGCTGTTCATCGGTTGGGGAACAGCAGGACTCCTGCTTATTGGCGGGGCGCTTCTCTGCTGTCAGTGTCCACAGCGTAAGGATAGCGGATACTCTGTCAAATATTGTGCCCCACGCTCAGCAGCCAGTGGAGCTTATGTTTAAAATGCCTGTNNNNNNNNNNNNNNNNNNNNNNNNNNNNNNNNNNNNNNNNNNNNNNNNNNNNNNNNNNNNNNNNNNNNNNNNNNNNNNNNNNNNNNNNNNNNNNNNNNNNGCAGGGCTTCAGATCTTGGCCATCTTTCTGGCAGCCATTGGCTTTGTGGGGGACATTGTCATCTGCGCCTTGCCCATGTGGAAGGTGTCTGCTTTCATTGGAAACAACATTGTGACAGCGCAGACCTTCTGGGAGGGCCTGTGGATGAACTGTGTGATGCAGAGCACCGGACAGATGCAGTGCAAGGTCTACGACTCCATGCTGGCTCTACCCCAGGACTTGCAGGCAGCCCGTGCCCTGGTTGTGATCTCGATCTTGGTTGTCTTCATGGGAATCCTGCTTGCTGTCGCAGGGGGAAAGTGCACCAACTGCATTGACGATGAAGAGGCCAAGAGCAAGGTAGCAATCATTGCGGGCGTGCTCTTCATCGTTGGAGGTATCCTGTGCCTGATCCCTGTGTCCTGGTCAGCTAACACTATCATCAGGGACTTCTACAACCCCCTTTTGACCGACGGACAGAGGCGGGAGCTCGGCGCATCGCTGTTCATCGGTTGGGGAACAGCAGGACTCCTGCTTATTGGCGGGGCGCTTCTCTGCTGTCAGTGTCCACAGCGTAAGGATAGCGGATACTCTGTCAAATATTGTGCCCCACGCTCAGCAGCCAGTGGAGCTTATGTTTAaaatgcctgtttttttttttagtgtgcaTCCTTCTCTTGCAACAGGAAACTGGACTGAAGTCTTTTATATCTTAATGCTCTTAAATGTGTGATT harbors:
- the LOC123963475 gene encoding claudin-like protein ZF-A89 isoform X2, translated to MAAAGLQILAIFLAAIGFVGDIVICALPMWKVSAFIGNNIVTAQTFWEGLWMNCVMQSTGQMQCKVYDSMLALPQDLQAARALVVISILVVFMGILLAVAGGKCTNCIDDEEAKSKVAIIAGVLFIVGGILCLIPVSWSANTIIRDFYNPLLTDGQRRELGASLFIGWGTAGLLLIGGALLCCQCPQRKDSGYSVKYCAPRSAASGAYV
- the LOC123963475 gene encoding claudin-like protein ZF-A89 isoform X1; this translates as MAAAGLQILAIFLAAIGFVGDIVICALPMWKVSAFIGNNIVTAQTFWEGLWMNCVMQSTGQMQCKVYDSMLALPQDLQAARALVVISILVVFMGILLAVAGGKCTNCIDDEEAKSKVAIIAGVLFIVGGILCLIPVSWSANTIIRDFYNPLLTDGQRRELGASLFIGWGTAGLLLIGGALLCCQCPQRKDSGYSVKYCAPRSAASGAYV
- the LOC123963475 gene encoding claudin-like protein ZF-A89 isoform X4, whose amino-acid sequence is MAAAGLQILAIFLAAIGFVGDIVICALPMWKVSAFIGNNIVTAQTFWEGLWMNCVMQSTGQMQCKVYDSMLALPQDLQAARALVVISILVVFMGILLAVAGGKCTNCIDDEEAKSKVAIIAGVLFIVGGILCLIPVSWSANTIIRDFYNPLLTDGQRRELGASLFIGLQILAIFLAAIGFVGDIVICALPMWKVSAFIGNNIVTAQTFWEGLWMNCVMQSTGQMQCKVYDSMLALPQDLQAARALVVISILVVFMGILLAVAGGKCTNCIDDEEAKSKVAIIAGVLFIVGGILCLIPVSWSANTIIRDFYNPLLTDGQRRELGASLFIGWGTAGLLLIGGALLCCQCPQRKDSGYSVKYCAPRSAASGAYV